Proteins encoded in a region of the Planococcus shixiaomingii genome:
- a CDS encoding saccharopine dehydrogenase family protein, with the protein MKVVVLGAGLMGKQAAKDLIASDKVEKVYLADVAIEQAIAFKKGIQSDKLDVLQLNANDDKELASVLSKADVAVNALFYTFNEKVAKVAIECGVHVVDLGGHIGGATKAVLALHEKAVEKGVTIIPDLGVAPGMINILAGYGAAKLDKVDEIKLFVGGIPVHPEPPLEYNHVFSLDGVFDHYTDPSYIIRDGQLLKVPSLSEAEPIDFEGFNELEAFYTSGGTSTLLETFREIRTLEYKTVRYKGHADKFRLLVDLGFTDRQKTVTVDGHRIKLRDVLREVLTPITELGDKEDAVVMRVIVAGTCMEEELAYIYDMVTTKDMATGVTAMARATAFTVSAVAQMIGNNIINKKGVYPPELIVPGEKYIEEMAQRGVVITEKVHYSTYQS; encoded by the coding sequence ATGAAAGTAGTTGTATTAGGTGCAGGGTTGATGGGCAAACAAGCCGCGAAAGATTTGATTGCCAGTGATAAAGTGGAAAAAGTCTATTTAGCGGATGTGGCGATCGAGCAAGCAATCGCATTTAAAAAAGGAATCCAAAGCGACAAATTGGACGTCCTTCAGCTAAATGCCAATGATGACAAGGAATTGGCGTCTGTCTTGTCGAAAGCGGATGTTGCAGTCAATGCGCTTTTTTATACGTTCAATGAAAAAGTAGCGAAAGTTGCCATTGAATGCGGCGTTCATGTTGTAGACCTTGGGGGGCATATCGGCGGAGCAACAAAAGCTGTTTTAGCGCTGCACGAAAAAGCGGTGGAAAAAGGAGTGACCATCATACCGGATTTAGGAGTGGCCCCGGGAATGATAAATATATTAGCCGGATACGGCGCCGCTAAGCTCGATAAAGTTGATGAAATCAAGCTCTTTGTTGGCGGCATTCCTGTGCATCCGGAACCGCCGCTCGAGTATAATCATGTATTTTCGCTCGATGGCGTTTTCGATCATTATACAGACCCTTCCTATATTATCCGCGATGGCCAGCTGTTGAAAGTCCCTTCTTTGTCGGAGGCTGAGCCTATTGATTTTGAAGGATTTAACGAATTGGAGGCTTTCTATACCTCGGGAGGAACTTCAACCTTGCTGGAAACTTTCAGGGAGATCCGTACACTTGAATATAAAACGGTCCGGTACAAAGGGCATGCAGACAAATTCCGACTGCTTGTCGATCTTGGCTTTACCGACCGGCAAAAGACCGTTACTGTCGATGGGCACCGCATAAAACTGCGTGATGTATTGAGGGAAGTGCTCACACCGATCACTGAGCTTGGCGATAAAGAGGATGCTGTGGTGATGCGGGTGATAGTTGCCGGAACCTGCATGGAAGAAGAGCTTGCTTACATTTATGATATGGTGACCACAAAAGACATGGCGACAGGCGTTACAGCAATGGCGCGGGCAACAGCGTTTACTGTTTCAGCCGTGGCGCAAATGATCGGCAATAACATCATAAACAAAAAAGGAGTTTACCCGCCGGAGCTAATTGTTCCTGGAGAAAAGTATATAGAAGAAATGGCACAGCGTGGAGTAGTGATAACAGAAAAGGTGCACTATTCGACATATCAAAGCTGA
- a CDS encoding tripartite tricarboxylate transporter substrate binding protein — MLKKLISVSLAGVLAVGLAACSSEESSSASSEKYPERGITIVAPSGAGGGWDLTARSISKTMNGTKLIEEPITVENKPGGGGAVYMAEFATKEVDNDYMLMVKSPPILINNNKSEGNSPYGYKDTTPLAQLTRDYGAIVVREDSEFQTLTDVLEAIKADPTAVTLAGGSAPGSMDHLVGILPAFEYGIDPKAVKYVSYDGGGEAVAALLGDNADVIATDASTITEYVKSGDVRVLAVSSAERLEGELSEVPTFKEEGIDAEFTIWRGLFGPKNMSDAAHDYWATKLEEMSKSDEWKQELEKNGWQSEYKNGKDFEEYLKTQEKVIVELLTALDMQK; from the coding sequence ATGTTGAAAAAGTTGATTTCTGTTTCACTGGCTGGGGTATTGGCTGTCGGTCTTGCTGCCTGTTCATCGGAAGAAAGCTCTAGTGCAAGTTCTGAAAAGTATCCTGAGCGTGGAATTACTATTGTGGCACCATCCGGAGCTGGCGGAGGCTGGGATTTGACTGCCCGTTCTATCTCTAAAACCATGAACGGCACCAAATTGATCGAAGAGCCGATTACTGTGGAAAATAAACCGGGCGGCGGCGGTGCAGTGTATATGGCGGAATTTGCTACAAAAGAAGTTGATAACGATTATATGTTGATGGTTAAATCTCCGCCGATTTTGATCAACAACAATAAATCTGAGGGAAATAGCCCTTATGGCTATAAAGATACGACTCCACTTGCTCAACTGACGCGTGATTACGGAGCAATTGTTGTTAGAGAAGATTCCGAATTCCAAACGTTAACAGATGTTTTAGAAGCCATAAAAGCAGATCCAACAGCAGTTACATTAGCAGGCGGTTCTGCACCGGGTTCGATGGATCACTTAGTCGGCATTTTGCCGGCGTTTGAATACGGCATTGACCCGAAAGCAGTAAAATATGTTTCTTATGATGGCGGCGGTGAAGCTGTTGCTGCGTTATTGGGAGATAATGCCGATGTCATCGCAACAGACGCTTCAACTATTACTGAATATGTGAAATCAGGCGATGTCCGTGTGCTTGCTGTCAGTTCTGCTGAGCGACTTGAAGGCGAGCTAAGTGAAGTACCGACATTCAAGGAAGAAGGAATTGATGCAGAATTCACCATTTGGCGCGGCCTTTTTGGACCGAAAAACATGTCTGATGCAGCTCACGACTACTGGGCAACAAAATTGGAAGAAATGTCCAAGTCAGATGAATGGAAGCAAGAGTTGGAGAAAAACGGCTGGCAAAGCGAGTACAAAAACGGAAAAGATTTTGAAGAATACTTGAAAACTCAAGAAAAAGTGATTGTTGAATTATTAACAGCACTTGACATGCAAAAATAA
- a CDS encoding response regulator, with protein sequence MIEVLIIEDDKRIADIHRRFIDKIEGFQVVGSANTGAEAQDWIQTLKPQLILLDVYLPDVKGTDLLTYIQRESPDSDIIFITAASETDIVRKAFKGGVIDYILKPLTFDRFKESLLTYQQKRNSLETQGSMDEESIQLLWNKSHPPSTEQIMTPKGIDPSTMGRIKEKLTTCNTGMTAEEMGAACGMSRSTARRYLEHLVSEQLASAELLYGTIGRPERRYFPRP encoded by the coding sequence ATGATTGAAGTTCTTATTATTGAAGATGATAAGCGAATTGCCGATATACATAGGCGATTCATAGATAAAATCGAAGGATTTCAAGTTGTAGGTTCTGCCAATACTGGAGCGGAAGCACAGGACTGGATTCAAACATTAAAACCGCAACTAATTTTACTTGATGTCTACTTGCCTGATGTCAAAGGCACTGACTTACTTACTTATATCCAACGAGAAAGCCCAGACTCCGATATTATTTTTATTACTGCCGCTTCAGAAACAGATATCGTAAGAAAAGCTTTCAAAGGAGGAGTCATTGATTATATTCTTAAGCCATTAACTTTTGACCGCTTTAAAGAAAGCCTCCTCACTTACCAGCAAAAAAGAAATTCTTTAGAAACACAGGGCTCAATGGATGAAGAATCCATTCAGCTTTTGTGGAATAAGAGCCACCCTCCTTCCACTGAACAAATTATGACTCCAAAAGGTATTGATCCGAGTACGATGGGGAGAATCAAAGAAAAATTGACAACTTGCAATACCGGCATGACGGCTGAAGAAATGGGAGCCGCGTGCGGAATGAGCCGATCTACTGCCCGGCGTTATCTGGAACACCTCGTGTCTGAACAGCTGGCTTCCGCTGAATTGCTTTATGGAACGATTGGCAGACCGGAAAGGCGTTATTTCCCCCGTCCGTGA
- a CDS encoding ATP-binding protein, whose product MSDHHMPLQRRIFLYGALFISAIMVLAGLSFYMTISGAIEKQVGERALDIAETTAERQDVREAFKLPDPSIALQPIAEKIRIQTGAEYVVIGNKEGIRYSHPLEDRIGQKMVGDDNEQALLHGKAYISEATGSLGPALRGKAPIFDDAGNIIGIISVGFLKTSMTSTFLEYADSIVGIVIIAIAFGLIGSMVLARSIKKTMFGLEPAEIASMYTERSALIESVREGIIMVNKNGEITMANIAAYEVLSVPKEKQLIGQSIEDVLPNTQLPQVLHTGESQLDRPMTIQGKKTIVNRIPIRYGDEIIGAVSSFRLQSDIEGMRNELSQVRQYADALRAQTHEHNNLLYTISGLIQLNSLEEAMELIHDETEEQQSLVHFVTKRVHDPLLGGILIGLFNRARELKVKFMLDGESFLEQLPPHFEKSLFISILGNVVTNAFEAVEHLTEEQRMVRLLLSNNGNEILIEVEDSGEGLDPGIFTHLFKQRVSTKEGEDRGYGLVKVFENVQELNGQIAMETGDLGGALFIISITIGGNDND is encoded by the coding sequence ATGAGTGATCACCATATGCCTTTGCAGCGAAGAATCTTTTTATACGGAGCTCTTTTCATTTCCGCTATCATGGTGCTTGCCGGTCTTTCCTTTTATATGACCATATCGGGTGCGATTGAAAAACAAGTCGGCGAACGCGCTTTGGACATTGCAGAAACCACTGCTGAACGCCAAGATGTAAGAGAAGCATTCAAATTGCCAGACCCTTCTATTGCCCTTCAGCCGATTGCAGAGAAGATCCGCATCCAAACCGGAGCTGAATATGTCGTTATCGGCAATAAAGAAGGAATCCGCTACTCCCATCCGTTAGAAGACCGGATTGGACAAAAGATGGTTGGTGATGACAATGAGCAAGCCTTATTGCATGGAAAAGCATATATTTCTGAGGCTACCGGCTCGCTTGGGCCTGCTCTACGGGGAAAAGCTCCCATATTCGATGATGCCGGCAACATAATCGGCATCATCTCAGTCGGGTTTTTGAAAACAAGCATGACTTCAACTTTTCTTGAATATGCGGATTCAATTGTCGGAATCGTCATTATCGCTATCGCTTTTGGCCTCATCGGTTCAATGGTTCTTGCCCGCAGCATCAAAAAGACGATGTTCGGATTGGAACCGGCTGAAATTGCCAGCATGTACACCGAGCGCAGTGCTTTAATTGAATCAGTCCGGGAAGGCATCATTATGGTCAACAAGAATGGTGAAATCACTATGGCCAACATTGCGGCTTATGAAGTCCTGTCTGTGCCTAAAGAGAAACAACTCATCGGCCAGTCAATCGAAGATGTATTGCCGAACACTCAGTTGCCCCAGGTTCTGCATACAGGTGAATCTCAGCTTGACCGCCCCATGACCATTCAAGGGAAAAAGACGATCGTTAACCGAATACCGATCCGCTATGGAGATGAAATTATTGGAGCTGTTTCCAGCTTCCGTCTCCAATCTGATATCGAAGGGATGCGTAATGAACTGTCGCAAGTGCGCCAGTACGCGGACGCATTGCGGGCGCAAACCCATGAACACAATAACTTGCTCTACACCATTTCCGGCTTGATCCAGCTCAATTCCCTCGAAGAAGCCATGGAACTTATCCATGATGAAACAGAAGAGCAGCAATCGCTCGTGCATTTTGTCACAAAGCGCGTACACGATCCGCTTCTTGGAGGTATTTTAATCGGGCTATTCAACCGGGCACGTGAATTAAAAGTGAAGTTTATGCTGGACGGCGAAAGCTTTTTGGAGCAACTCCCCCCTCATTTTGAAAAGAGTTTGTTCATTTCCATACTTGGCAACGTGGTTACAAATGCGTTTGAAGCTGTGGAACACCTAACTGAAGAACAGCGGATGGTCCGATTGCTTCTGTCCAATAATGGCAATGAGATTTTAATCGAAGTAGAGGATTCAGGAGAAGGGCTGGATCCCGGCATTTTTACGCATCTTTTTAAACAAAGAGTATCGACTAAAGAAGGTGAAGACCGAGGATACGGCTTGGTCAAAGTATTTGAAAATGTTCAGGAACTAAACGGGCAAATCGCCATGGAAACGGGAGATTTGGGTGGGGCCTTATTTATTATTTCCATTACAATTGGAGGAAATGACAATGATTGA
- a CDS encoding tripartite tricarboxylate transporter TctB family protein, with translation MSKTFDRFAGIAFLLIGLLFVIESQRLSESSYGSAVGPDIFPLGLGIFLVLLSLRLLYETFRYQTSAKSGEPVQYIKFVIIFVSALLYIVLLEPLGYVITTFIFLLIAFQTMERGKWIQSIVIALLFSGGVYYFFAEFLGGSLPGFPVF, from the coding sequence ATGAGTAAAACGTTCGATCGCTTTGCAGGAATCGCTTTTTTACTGATTGGCCTTCTGTTTGTCATTGAAAGCCAGCGGTTATCCGAAAGTTCATACGGTTCAGCGGTTGGTCCAGACATCTTCCCCCTCGGACTAGGTATATTTTTAGTTCTTCTAAGCTTGCGTCTTTTATATGAAACTTTTCGCTATCAAACAAGCGCTAAAAGTGGTGAACCTGTACAATATATAAAATTTGTCATCATTTTCGTTAGTGCCCTCTTATATATTGTATTGCTTGAGCCCCTTGGCTATGTCATTACGACTTTTATATTTCTGCTGATAGCTTTCCAAACTATGGAGCGTGGCAAGTGGATCCAGTCCATTGTAATTGCCCTTTTATTTTCAGGTGGTGTTTATTACTTTTTTGCCGAATTCCTCGGCGGGTCATTGCCGGGATTCCCGGTATTTTAA
- a CDS encoding diacylglycerol/lipid kinase family protein — protein sequence MPRFNRTVLLYNAQAGQSMSDAMIGLTTPSLAEESNSLELVQTSSPEEFTEACIQAAESAEVLFVVGGDGTIHLAVQALTTLENPPILGILPGGTCNDFARTLGIPLSLDEAASSLVQGDIKEIDTARINGNAFLNFAGIGIITDASSNIDPHLKERYGKLSYFMSGLRSIRQAEPFSATVEVDGIVHLEEGVLILVMNGKSIGTHMVPLQLIDPMDGLLDVFIVQTSSIAAVREWFSLAQPEVLTDELEHVTHYQGRRIVIRTEQEMDVDTDGEIYLKTPLEIEIEPKKLKMLVPKLLEEEDLS from the coding sequence GTGCCAAGATTCAATCGTACTGTCTTATTGTATAACGCTCAAGCTGGCCAGTCCATGAGCGACGCGATGATCGGCCTTACAACGCCTTCACTCGCTGAAGAATCCAACTCACTTGAATTGGTCCAGACCAGTTCGCCTGAAGAATTTACTGAGGCCTGCATACAAGCGGCAGAATCTGCGGAAGTGCTATTCGTCGTTGGCGGGGACGGCACAATTCATTTGGCGGTGCAGGCGTTGACCACACTGGAAAATCCTCCGATTCTCGGTATTTTACCGGGAGGAACATGCAATGATTTTGCGCGGACACTTGGAATCCCGCTCTCCTTGGATGAAGCTGCTTCCTCCTTAGTCCAAGGTGATATTAAAGAAATAGATACAGCCCGAATAAACGGTAACGCATTTCTCAATTTTGCCGGTATCGGCATCATTACCGATGCCTCGTCAAATATCGATCCACACTTGAAAGAGCGCTACGGCAAATTAAGCTATTTTATGAGCGGACTGCGCTCCATCAGGCAAGCTGAGCCTTTTTCCGCCACGGTTGAAGTTGATGGCATTGTCCATTTAGAAGAAGGTGTGCTGATTTTAGTGATGAACGGCAAATCGATCGGCACCCATATGGTTCCACTGCAGCTGATTGATCCCATGGATGGCTTGCTCGACGTTTTTATCGTCCAAACTTCTTCTATCGCTGCCGTGCGTGAATGGTTTTCCCTTGCGCAACCAGAAGTTTTAACCGATGAATTGGAGCACGTGACCCATTATCAAGGACGACGGATTGTGATCCGGACTGAGCAGGAAATGGATGTCGATACGGATGGAGAAATTTATTTGAAGACGCCATTGGAAATAGAAATTGAACCGAAGAAGTTAAAAATGCTCGTTCCGAAATTATTAGAGGAAGAAGACTTATCATAA
- a CDS encoding acyl-CoA dehydrogenase family protein has translation MNFEFSPEQQMLRKTVRQFVDEEISPFIAEWDAKGGFDPQIWKRLADLGLMGVCIPEKYGGSSMDYNSLAIVCEELERGDTAFRTAVSVHTGLNSMTLLQWGTEEQKERFLVPQAKGEKIGAFGLTEPGAGSDVAALMTTAVRDGDGYILNGQKTWISLCDIADHFIVFAYTDKTKKHQGISAFIVERTRGGFSSKAIKGKYGIRSGNTGELFFDDVRIPAENLLGEEGEGFKIAMAALDNGRFTVAAGACGLLMACLEESVKYCESRSTFGKPIGEHQLVQQMIANMEAGYQMSRLLVYRAGEMKNKGIRNTRETSMAKWQACDFANKAADDAVQIHGAYGYSDEYPVARYLRNSKAPVIYEGTREIHTIMQAEYVLGKREDKKLNRMLPAWPFE, from the coding sequence ATGAATTTCGAGTTTTCACCAGAACAACAAATGCTTAGAAAAACCGTGAGGCAATTTGTGGATGAAGAAATTTCTCCTTTTATTGCCGAATGGGACGCGAAAGGCGGCTTCGATCCCCAGATTTGGAAACGGCTTGCTGATCTTGGATTAATGGGAGTATGCATCCCGGAAAAATATGGCGGCAGCAGCATGGACTATAACTCTCTAGCAATTGTCTGCGAGGAATTAGAGCGCGGAGACACTGCTTTTCGGACAGCAGTATCGGTTCATACGGGCTTGAATTCCATGACGCTTTTACAATGGGGAACCGAAGAGCAAAAAGAACGATTTTTGGTCCCGCAGGCAAAAGGGGAGAAAATAGGAGCTTTTGGATTGACGGAACCGGGAGCAGGGTCTGACGTTGCAGCACTTATGACCACGGCGGTGCGTGACGGAGACGGCTATATATTAAATGGCCAGAAAACGTGGATTTCGTTATGTGATATAGCGGACCATTTCATCGTTTTTGCTTATACCGATAAAACGAAAAAACATCAAGGCATCAGCGCGTTTATTGTTGAACGCACGCGTGGAGGATTTTCCTCGAAGGCCATCAAAGGCAAATACGGCATTCGTTCCGGAAACACAGGCGAATTATTTTTCGATGATGTCCGTATACCAGCTGAAAATCTGTTGGGAGAAGAAGGGGAAGGATTTAAAATTGCGATGGCCGCACTTGATAACGGCCGGTTTACTGTAGCGGCAGGAGCATGCGGCTTGTTGATGGCTTGTTTGGAAGAAAGTGTAAAATACTGCGAATCCCGTTCCACTTTCGGCAAGCCAATTGGCGAACACCAGTTGGTCCAGCAAATGATTGCCAACATGGAAGCTGGCTATCAAATGAGCCGATTGCTCGTCTACCGGGCAGGAGAGATGAAAAATAAAGGCATCCGCAATACGCGGGAAACGTCTATGGCCAAATGGCAGGCTTGTGATTTTGCCAATAAAGCAGCGGACGACGCGGTACAAATCCACGGAGCGTACGGATATTCCGACGAATATCCAGTAGCCCGGTACTTGCGCAATTCCAAAGCGCCGGTAATTTATGAAGGAACGCGGGAAATCCATACGATCATGCAGGCGGAGTATGTACTGGGCAAGCGCGAAGACAAGAAGTTGAATCGAATGCTGCCCGCGTGGCCGTTCGAATAG
- a CDS encoding MerR family transcriptional regulator, giving the protein MYKVQEVAKIAGVSVRTLHHYDSIGLMKPSNIGSNRYRYYNDEDLKLLQHILFFKEIGFSLKKIQEVVAEGFDPEHGLTQHAAFLRQKQERLENLIQNAEMTLHELQGGETLTNEQRFSAFASEKGSESSNKYKVAVKQEAPKVAVAAGISEAVDEAVFAEEPVSVEEAVPVEGFVLVEELISEEEMAQLEEMVSAESSSLDEEKGSAEESPADEAVNLPENSTSFEKTEAVEETASAEEAEPDEELPIEEAEAPAEEPAPEKEKEDLEEINREGNRIYNAVAALMHLPPNSGAVQKEMEAYYILLNRFYNCNPKMFRGLGDLYAKDSRFSHNIDQHGQGLSKYLKEAMYIYAEGVENA; this is encoded by the coding sequence ATGTACAAAGTACAAGAAGTGGCAAAAATTGCTGGAGTCAGTGTAAGAACACTCCACCATTACGACAGCATCGGGCTTATGAAGCCTTCAAACATAGGCTCTAACCGCTACCGTTACTACAATGACGAGGATTTGAAACTGCTTCAGCATATTCTTTTCTTCAAAGAGATCGGTTTCTCGCTGAAAAAAATTCAAGAAGTTGTGGCTGAAGGATTTGATCCGGAACACGGATTAACACAGCACGCTGCGTTTTTGCGCCAGAAGCAAGAGCGTCTGGAAAACCTAATCCAAAATGCCGAAATGACGTTGCATGAATTACAAGGCGGAGAAACTTTGACGAATGAACAGCGTTTCAGTGCGTTTGCCAGTGAAAAAGGATCCGAGAGCAGCAACAAGTACAAAGTGGCAGTAAAGCAAGAGGCGCCAAAAGTTGCTGTAGCTGCCGGAATTTCTGAAGCAGTGGATGAAGCTGTTTTTGCAGAAGAACCAGTCAGCGTTGAAGAGGCAGTTCCTGTTGAAGGATTTGTACTTGTAGAAGAATTGATTTCAGAAGAAGAAATGGCTCAGTTAGAAGAAATGGTTTCAGCTGAATCGTCATCCCTTGACGAGGAGAAAGGTTCTGCTGAAGAATCACCAGCCGATGAAGCAGTAAACCTGCCAGAAAACTCTACTTCCTTTGAAAAAACAGAGGCTGTTGAAGAAACCGCTTCTGCAGAAGAAGCCGAGCCTGATGAAGAACTCCCGATTGAGGAAGCTGAGGCTCCTGCTGAAGAACCAGCGCCAGAAAAAGAAAAAGAAGATTTAGAGGAAATTAACCGCGAAGGCAACCGCATATACAATGCTGTAGCAGCATTAATGCACTTGCCGCCAAACAGTGGCGCGGTCCAAAAGGAAATGGAAGCTTACTACATACTGCTGAACCGCTTCTACAACTGCAACCCGAAAATGTTCCGTGGGCTTGGCGATTTGTATGCCAAAGACAGCCGATTCTCCCACAACATCGACCAGCATGGCCAAGGCTTATCAAAATACTTAAAAGAAGCGATGTACATTTATGCTGAAGGCGTAGAAAATGCGTGA
- a CDS encoding aldehyde dehydrogenase family protein: MRLANYINGKWQENIAANYATVVNPATGEELSQVPLSTEIDVDLAVKAAKAAQKKWAKVPAPKRADYLYEIGRLMKQKKEQLAQVLTKEMGKVIEEARGEVQEGIDMAYYMAGEGRRLFGETTPSELADKFAMSVRSPIGVVGLITPWNFPVAIATWKSFPAIVAGNTFLWKPATETPMMAYEMAKIFDEVKLPEGVANIVFGSGSEVGTAMVEHQDISVISFTGSTETGRKVAEAGGRNLKKVSLEMGGKNAVIVMEDANLELAVEGILWSAFGTAGQRCTACSRVIVHKDVKEDLQNRLLEKMKTLTIGDGLDESVKVGPVINQKAIEKIHSYISIGQEEGATLLVGGEILTHAPYDKGNYYAPTLFTDVAPDMRIAQEEIFGPVVSIIEVASFEEAIEVNNSVIYGLSSSIYTTDVNRVFKAQRDLDTGIVYINAGTTGAEIHLPFGGTKGTGNGHRDSGVAALDVFTEWKSIYVDYSGKLQRAQIDNEI; the protein is encoded by the coding sequence ATGAGGTTAGCAAATTACATTAATGGGAAATGGCAGGAAAATATTGCTGCCAATTATGCAACAGTAGTCAACCCTGCAACCGGGGAAGAACTGTCCCAAGTACCATTGTCAACAGAAATCGACGTTGATTTAGCGGTAAAAGCCGCAAAAGCAGCGCAGAAAAAATGGGCAAAAGTACCCGCGCCAAAACGGGCGGATTACTTGTATGAAATCGGCAGGCTGATGAAACAGAAAAAAGAACAATTGGCTCAAGTGTTGACGAAAGAAATGGGCAAAGTGATTGAAGAAGCGCGCGGTGAAGTGCAAGAAGGCATTGATATGGCCTATTACATGGCAGGCGAAGGAAGGCGCTTATTCGGTGAAACGACTCCATCAGAACTCGCAGATAAATTCGCCATGAGCGTCCGGTCGCCGATCGGCGTAGTCGGATTGATCACTCCGTGGAATTTTCCTGTGGCTATCGCTACATGGAAATCGTTCCCGGCAATTGTAGCCGGCAACACATTCCTATGGAAACCGGCTACAGAAACGCCGATGATGGCCTATGAAATGGCCAAAATTTTTGATGAAGTAAAGTTGCCGGAAGGTGTGGCGAATATCGTCTTCGGCTCCGGTTCGGAAGTCGGAACGGCCATGGTTGAGCATCAGGATATCAGCGTCATTTCTTTTACCGGCTCAACGGAAACCGGGCGGAAAGTTGCTGAAGCAGGGGGCCGCAATTTGAAGAAAGTGTCTTTGGAGATGGGCGGGAAAAATGCTGTCATCGTTATGGAAGATGCAAATCTCGAACTGGCGGTCGAAGGCATTTTATGGAGTGCATTTGGAACTGCTGGTCAACGTTGTACAGCCTGCAGCCGTGTCATTGTTCATAAAGACGTAAAAGAAGATTTGCAAAACCGGCTTCTGGAAAAAATGAAGACCTTGACGATTGGCGACGGTTTGGATGAATCTGTAAAAGTGGGGCCGGTCATCAACCAAAAAGCCATCGAAAAAATTCACTCCTATATTAGCATCGGCCAAGAAGAAGGAGCAACCTTGCTTGTTGGCGGCGAAATCTTAACTCATGCACCTTATGACAAGGGAAACTATTACGCCCCGACATTGTTTACAGATGTTGCACCGGATATGCGGATCGCACAGGAAGAGATATTCGGACCGGTTGTTTCTATTATAGAAGTTGCGAGTTTTGAAGAAGCGATCGAAGTGAATAATAGCGTTATTTACGGTTTATCAAGTTCAATCTATACGACTGATGTCAACCGCGTATTCAAGGCGCAGCGTGATTTGGATACGGGAATTGTTTACATTAATGCCGGCACTACGGGAGCTGAGATTCACTTGCCGTTTGGAGGGACAAAAGGGACCGGGAATGGCCACCGCGATTCCGGAGTTGCCGCCCTTGATGTCTTTACCGAATGGAAAAGCATATATGTCGATTACAGCGGCAAGCTCCAACGCGCTCAAATCGACAACGAAATATAA